A single Syngnathoides biaculeatus isolate LvHL_M chromosome 18, ASM1980259v1, whole genome shotgun sequence DNA region contains:
- the LOC133491454 gene encoding ankyrin repeat domain-containing protein SOWAHB-like translates to MSLSRESVVSLLVSAGGGVSKAELLESFRGALECDDRHERARNRELFKRLVNSVAYVRRGDDGAPYVLLKKAYQQPRGTQQDLGQTAGREQGGTQEEPPESVVDTKRYAGQEEGGSPQKGEQGLPETGRCCGQEQEGEHEHEHYAPETATCVATVLNTKKLPRQERDQSPPKKEPRQFETVVNVQGSERQEQTCGPQQGSSENVLDLKSHAEQEQEVERLDQVHPGTVVHLKRHAGHQQEGDPEQCCPEQKQENCLQTGDLEQGPSETGVIAKRHAGREQECKQKEKNLKRSAGKEEEDTLQTGDQGQCLPGSAGDSKSRAKSEQGRTEHLSPFELALQRSKCFDMSVKQRQNADVGPKPYALPLRMPPMNRTQAPKQEPDLDKSPKADPFRSKAKTAKASDETRIPSAVPLEPSEHEWLVKCASGHWSQVYGLLLRDRQLADKRDFMSGFTALHWAAKCGNSEMLVKILDTSQEASAAVDVNARTYGGYTALHVAALHRQDYVVAMLVGEYGADVRVRDNGGKRAYHYLHPDAAQSIRDMLGEPKYQRAPHRPEEPEMFPELSKGLHSISRLFQPHLSAQRKKHKHRPAFYSLGDQPQEQRHDKAFRQRLASDAFA, encoded by the coding sequence atgtcgcTGAGCCGAGAGAGCGTCGTGTCCTTGCTCGTGTCCGCGGGCGGCGGTGTGAGCAAAGCCGAGCTCCTGGAGAGCTTTCGAGGTGCGCTCGAGTGCGACGACCGCCACGAGAGGGCTCGCAACAGGGAACTTTTCAAGAGACTCGTCAACAGCGTCGCGTACGTGAGGCGAGGCGACGACGGCGCCCCGTACGTGCTGCTCAAGAAGGCCTACCAACAGCCCAGGGGGACGCAGCAGGACCTGGGACAGACCGCTGGAAGGGAACAGGGAGGCACGCAGGAGGAACCACCTGAGAGTGTCGTGGACACGAAGAGGTACGCTGGacaggaggagggagggagccCGCAGAAAGGTGAGCAAGGTCTACCTGAGACTGGGAGATGTTGTGGACAGGAGCAAGAAGGTGAGCATGAGCATGAGCACTATGCTCCTGAGACTGCAACATGTGTTGCTACGGTTTTGAACACGAAAAAACTTCCCAGACAGGAACGGGATCAGTCTCCACCGAAAAAGGAACCGCGTCAATTTGAGACTGTTGTGAATGTGCAGGGAAGTGAGAGACAGGAACAGACTTGTGGGCCACAGCAGGGCTCAAGTGAGAATGTTCTGGATCTTAAGAGCCATGCTgaacaggaacaggaagttGAGCGGCTGGATCAAGTTCACCCTGGGACTGTTGTGCACCTAAAGAGACATGCTGGACATCAACAGGAGGGTGATCCAGAGCAGTGCTGTCCTGAACAGAAACAGGAGAACTGTCTTCAGACAGGTGATCTGGAGCAGGGTCCGTCTGAGACTGGTGTGATTGCAAAGAGACATGCCGGACGGGAACAGGAATGCAAGCAGAAAGAGAAGAACTTGAAGAGATCTGCTGGAAAGGAAGAGGAAGACACCTTACAGACAGGTGATCAGGGGCAGTGTCTACCTGGGTCCGCAGGGGACTCAAAGAGCAGAGCCAAATCGGAACAAGGACGCACAGAACATCTGTCTCCTTTCGAGCTGGCCTTACAGAGGAGCAAATGTTTTGACATGAGTGTTAAACAGAGGCAGAACGCGGATGTGGGACCAAAACCGTACGCTTTACCGCTGAGGATGCCCCCCATGAACAGGACCCAGGCGCCCAAACAGGAACCCGACCTGGACAAGTCCCCTAAAGCGGATCCCTTCCGAAGTAAAGCGAAGACCGCTAAGGCATCTGACGAAACCAGAATCCCGTCAGCGGTGCCCCTGGAGCCGTCGGAGCACGAGTGGTTGGTCAAGTGCGCCTCGGGCCACTGGAGCCAGGTCTACGGGCTCCTCCTGAGGGACCGCCAGCTGGCCGACAAGCGGGACTTCATGTCGGGGTTCACCGCCTTGCACTGGGCAGCCAAGTGCGGGAACAGCGAGATGCTGGTGAAGATCCTGGACACGTCTCAGGAGGCCAGCGCTGCCGTGGACGTCAACGCCAGGACCTACGGTGGCTACACGGCCTTGCACGTGGCCGCCTTGCACCGGCAGGACTACGTGGTGGCCATGCTCGTGGGTGAGTACGGTGCAGATGTGAGAGTCCGGGACAACGGCGGCAAGAGGGCGTACCACTACCTGCACCCGGACGCCGCGCAGAGTATCAGAGACATGCTGGGCGAACCCAAATATCAGCGGGCCCCCCACAGACCTGAGGAGCCCGAAATGTTCCCGGAGCTCTCCAAGGGTCTGCATTCCATAAGTCGTTTGTTCCAGCCACACCTGTCGGCCCAGCGGAAGAAGCACAAGCACAGGCCTGCCTTCTACTCGCTGGGGGACCAGCCCCAGGAACAACGACACGACAAGGCCTTCAGGCAGCGACTTGCTTCGGATGCTTTCGCATAG